AGGCCTTGTCGCCCTCAAAGTACAGCGAGGGGTCGATGCCCCGCACCTCGGGCAGGAAGGTGGGGTCGCTCCACGGCCCGGCAGGATTTTTGGCCGTCACCACAAAGTTGCCCTTGTGGTCAATCAGCGTGCACGTAACGTAGTAGGTACCCTTGTGATAAGCAATGGCCGGCGCGAACAAGCCCCGCGTCATGCGGTCGCCCAGAAAATTCATCTGCGAGGGCCGGCTGATGACGTTGCCCACCTGCTGCCAGTTCTTCAGGTCGCGGCTGTGCATCACCGGAATGCCGGGGAAGTAGGCAAACGTAGAGTTGACCAGGTAATAATCCGGCCCCACCTTCACAATGCTGGGGTCGGGATAAAAGCCCGTGAGGATGGGATTAACCAAGTCAATCGATTGTGCAGACAGCCCAAAGCTTTGGAGCACCAGCGCGCTCCAAAGCAGGAGAGCTTTTTTCATTTGCGGTAGTAGCATGCTAAAAAATGGCGATAAATTGAGTGGTGGCGGCTGAAAAGAAGCAAGGCAAAAGGCGGTTTGAAAGATTCTGAAGAGCGTGCGGCCCGCTTGCACGGGTGGCGGCTGATGGCCTCAGGGGTGGTAGTTGGCCGCCGCTCTAGTCAATTGTTACCCGTGGCCCAGCCAGGGCCAGGTCGGTTTGCAGCACGCGGCCCGCCGCTACTGCCGCCGCCAGCGGCTGCCCGCCGCCCGCAAACAGCTGCACTTTGCCGGACGCTTCGACGCGCCGGGCCTGCGCATCGAGCCGCGAGAGCTGGCGCGGTGAAAGCGTGAACTGCACCGTTTGCCGGGCGCCCGGCGCCAGGTTGATGCGCCGGAAGCCTTGCAGCGCGTGCCGCGCCACGCGGCCCGTTGCGCCGGGGTGGCGCACGTAGAGCTGCACCACCTCGTCGCCGGCGCGGGCGCCGGTATTCTGCACCTCCACGCTCACCCGGATGGGCTGGCCGGTGGCGGGCTTCGACAGCACCTTCAAGTTGCTGTATTTGAACGTAGTATAACTCAGGCCATGACCAAAGGGGAAAAGTGGCTCGCCGGTGAAGTAACGATAGGTGCGGCCGGCCATGCTGTAGTTGTCGAAGGCTGGCAGCTGGGTTTCCGACTTGTAGAACGTGACCGGCAGGCGGCCGGCGGGATTGTAGTCGCCGAAGAGCACGTCGGCTAGGGCCGTGCCGGCGGCTTGGCCGCCGTACCAGCTCGTGAGCAGGGCCGGCAGGTTGGCCGCTTCCCAGGGCGTAGCCAGGGCGCTGCCCGACATCATCGTGAATATCACCGGCTTGCCGCTGCTGTGCAGCACCTTTAGCAAGTTGGTTTGCACCTCGGGCAGGCCGATGGTGGTGCGGTCGCCGCCGCTGAAGCCAGGCACTTTTACCGTCATTTCCTCGCCTTCGAGCTGGGGCGAGATGCCGCCCACAAACACAATAGCGTCGGCATCCCTGACCCTAGCCAGGATGTTGGCCGCGTTCATGGGCACCACCCGCGCGCCGGTAAACTTGAGGATGCTGCGGCGGTCGTACTGCACGTACTCCAGGCGCAGGTCG
The genomic region above belongs to Hymenobacter sp. BRD128 and contains:
- a CDS encoding family 43 glycosylhydrolase, whose amino-acid sequence is MKKALLLWSALVLQSFGLSAQSIDLVNPILTGFYPDPSIVKVGPDYYLVNSTFAYFPGIPVMHSRDLKNWQQVGNVISRPSQMNFLGDRMTRGLFAPAIAYHKGTYYVTCTLIDHKGNFVVTAKNPAGPWSDPTFLPEVRGIDPSLYFEGDKAYVIYNSDPPDNKPLYDGHRSIKIIELNPGTLQTVGEASIVVNGG